A DNA window from Methylocystis heyeri contains the following coding sequences:
- the kdpC gene encoding potassium-transporting ATPase subunit KdpC, which translates to MLSQIRPAFVLLFLLTLVTGLAYPLAITGVAQIAFSAQANGSAVERGGVVVGSALIGQNFVGDGYFHARPSATSAPDPANPDKSVDAPYNAAASSGSNLGPTSKKLIERVNATIESEFAAGRIDVVAADAATTSGSGLDPHISPQYALAQVAGVARARKLNEARVRALVEEHVEGRALGLFGEPRVNVLMLNLALDALQ; encoded by the coding sequence ATGTTGAGCCAAATTCGTCCGGCTTTCGTCCTGCTGTTCCTGCTCACTCTCGTGACGGGCCTCGCCTATCCGCTGGCGATCACAGGCGTGGCGCAGATCGCTTTTTCCGCCCAGGCCAATGGGAGCGCCGTCGAGAGAGGCGGCGTCGTGGTGGGCTCGGCGCTGATCGGCCAGAATTTCGTGGGCGACGGGTATTTCCACGCCAGGCCTTCCGCGACCAGCGCCCCGGACCCCGCCAATCCCGACAAGAGCGTGGACGCGCCCTATAACGCCGCCGCTTCGTCCGGCTCCAATCTCGGACCGACGTCGAAGAAACTGATCGAACGGGTCAACGCCACGATAGAATCCGAATTCGCCGCGGGGCGCATCGATGTGGTGGCCGCCGACGCTGCGACGACTTCGGGCTCGGGCCTAGATCCGCATATTTCTCCCCAATATGCGCTGGCGCAGGTCGCCGGCGTCGCCAGGGCGCGCAAGCTGAATGAGGCGCGGGTGCGGGCGCTGGTCGAGGAGCATGTCGAGGGACGGGCTCTTGGTCTCTTCGGCGAGCCGCGGGTAAATGTGCTAATGCTCAATCTGGCGCTGGACGCGCTGCAATAG